A stretch of Sphingobium yanoikuyae DNA encodes these proteins:
- a CDS encoding copper resistance system multicopper oxidase: protein MISALDRRQFLRGAALAGGGAALSAWLPAWAQTISPGMRPTLPTVSGEDITLTIARQSMSIDGRQFRAIGLNGTVPAPLIRLREGQRVRLNVVNQLEEDSSIHWHGLILPANMDGVPGVSFPGIKPGSNYLYQFPVVQSGTYWYHSHSGLQEQEGHYGPIIIDPAGADPVAYDREHVIVLADHSALSPQAIFRRLKVNPGHFNFQRQTLAGLLSGKDQPLKDRLDWGQMRMDPADISDVTGSTYTYLVNGHGPMDNWTALFTPGERVRLRVINASAMTTFNVRIPGLPLTIVQADGQNVVPVTVDEFQIGVAETYDVVVSPGDDKAYTLVGEAIDRSGMARATLAPRAGMAGEVPPLRKRPLADMKDMGMDMSSMPGMEGMDMSGGAMRGVDPTAEKNASARLATGAAAAMATMDNSAMAGMDHSGMDHSAMSGMDHGAMGADGQMAGMDHGGHAMGSMKMRDFSNAPQVKRDPSVQTISPMPVDRTGEPGQGLADVGHKVLVYRDLMALDRNPDVRAPSRSIDIHLTGNMERFMWSFDGEKMSDHHEPISFIEGERVRVNLINDTMMGHPIHIHGHFFELVTGHGDHAPRKHTVIVQPGGKVTWDFTADAVGDWAFHCHLLYHMHAGMMRVVSVRPKGDA from the coding sequence ATGATTTCTGCCCTCGACCGCCGCCAGTTCCTTCGCGGCGCGGCCCTCGCCGGTGGTGGCGCCGCATTATCAGCCTGGCTGCCTGCCTGGGCGCAGACCATCTCGCCGGGGATGCGACCGACGCTACCGACCGTGTCGGGCGAAGACATCACGCTGACCATCGCCCGGCAGTCGATGAGCATCGACGGGCGCCAGTTCCGCGCAATCGGTCTCAACGGCACGGTCCCCGCCCCGCTGATCCGGCTGCGCGAAGGCCAGCGCGTGCGGCTCAACGTCGTCAATCAACTCGAGGAGGACAGCTCGATCCACTGGCACGGGCTGATCCTGCCGGCCAATATGGACGGCGTGCCGGGCGTGTCTTTTCCGGGCATCAAGCCGGGATCGAACTACCTCTACCAGTTCCCCGTCGTGCAAAGCGGCACCTACTGGTATCACAGCCATTCAGGCCTGCAGGAACAGGAAGGCCATTACGGCCCGATCATCATCGATCCCGCCGGTGCCGATCCGGTCGCCTATGACCGCGAGCATGTCATCGTGCTCGCCGATCACAGCGCGCTCTCGCCGCAGGCGATCTTCCGGCGCCTCAAGGTCAACCCCGGCCATTTCAATTTCCAGCGCCAGACCCTGGCCGGGCTCCTGTCGGGCAAGGATCAGCCGCTCAAGGACCGGCTCGACTGGGGCCAGATGCGGATGGACCCGGCCGACATCTCCGATGTGACCGGATCCACCTACACCTATCTCGTCAACGGCCATGGTCCGATGGACAACTGGACCGCGCTCTTCACCCCGGGCGAACGGGTGCGGCTGCGGGTCATCAATGCGTCGGCGATGACCACCTTCAACGTCCGCATCCCCGGCCTGCCGCTGACCATCGTCCAGGCCGACGGGCAGAATGTGGTGCCGGTCACCGTCGACGAGTTCCAGATTGGTGTTGCCGAGACCTACGACGTCGTTGTCAGCCCAGGCGATGACAAGGCCTACACCCTTGTCGGCGAGGCGATCGACCGCTCGGGCATGGCGCGTGCCACGCTCGCGCCGCGCGCCGGCATGGCCGGCGAGGTTCCCCCCTTACGCAAACGGCCGCTCGCCGACATGAAGGACATGGGCATGGACATGTCCTCGATGCCGGGCATGGAAGGCATGGACATGTCGGGCGGCGCTATGCGGGGCGTCGATCCGACGGCCGAGAAGAACGCGTCCGCGCGCCTCGCGACCGGCGCGGCGGCAGCGATGGCGACCATGGACAATAGCGCCATGGCAGGCATGGATCATTCGGGGATGGATCATTCCGCGATGAGCGGGATGGACCACGGCGCGATGGGCGCCGATGGCCAGATGGCGGGCATGGACCATGGCGGGCACGCGATGGGGTCGATGAAGATGCGCGACTTCTCGAACGCGCCGCAGGTGAAGCGCGACCCGAGCGTCCAGACCATCTCGCCGATGCCCGTCGACCGCACCGGCGAGCCCGGCCAGGGCCTCGCCGACGTCGGCCACAAGGTGCTTGTCTACAGGGACCTGATGGCGCTCGATCGCAATCCGGACGTGCGCGCGCCGAGCCGCAGCATCGACATTCACCTCACCGGCAACATGGAGCGGTTCATGTGGTCGTTCGACGGCGAAAAAATGTCGGACCATCACGAGCCGATCTCCTTCATCGAAGGCGAGCGGGTGCGCGTCAATCTCATCAACGACACGATGATGGGGCATCCGATCCATATTCACGGGCATTTTTTCGAGCTGGTGACGGGGCATGGCGATCATGCGCCACGCAAGCATACGGTAATCGTCCAGCCCGGCGGCAAGGTGACCTGGGACTTCACCGCCGACGCGGTCGGCGACTGGGCCTTCCACTGTCATCTCCTCTACCACATGCATGCCGGGATGATGCGGGTCGTGAGCGTCCGTCCGAAGGGAGACGCGTAA
- a CDS encoding periplasmic heavy metal sensor — MRDRRGLLLLVLLTFVAAVAGVVIGRLYVVPAPPVENELHDLLHRDLKLDSAQHARLEAIEARYAIRRQALEAELRADNAWLAQAIRSEHGYGPQVSAAVDRSHQAMGALQKETLEHIFAMRAVLRPDQTVKFDDAVVKALTAEKK, encoded by the coding sequence ATGCGCGATCGCCGCGGCCTTCTCCTTCTCGTGCTGCTGACGTTTGTTGCGGCAGTAGCGGGGGTCGTGATCGGCCGGCTCTATGTCGTGCCGGCGCCCCCTGTCGAGAATGAGCTGCACGACTTGCTCCATCGCGATCTCAAGCTGGATAGCGCGCAACATGCACGGCTCGAGGCTATCGAAGCCCGCTACGCCATCCGCCGACAGGCCCTGGAAGCGGAACTGCGCGCCGACAATGCATGGCTCGCGCAGGCCATCAGGTCGGAACATGGCTATGGGCCTCAGGTCTCCGCCGCCGTCGACCGGTCACACCAGGCGATGGGCGCGCTGCAGAAGGAAACGCTCGAGCATATCTTCGCGATGCGTGCGGTGCTCCGCCCCGACCAGACGGTGAAGTTCGACGACGCCGTCGTGAAAGCGCTGACGGCCGAGAAAAAATGA
- a CDS encoding RNA polymerase sigma factor, with protein MTLHLPDCSDGELAALALGGRQAAYGELVRRHQGWVHRLVRSHVGSPDEALDVTQASFVAAFSALSRYDGTRPFPVWMSRIVINKCHDWRRRRAVRNFFSFALPLGEAEHIVDDAPSADRALDAEQQLAEAMTAIAALPASLKDTLILRTIDEKSEAETAEILGISQKAVETRLYRARARLAESLKKV; from the coding sequence ATGACGCTCCACCTCCCCGACTGCTCGGACGGGGAGCTTGCGGCTCTGGCGCTGGGGGGCCGGCAAGCGGCCTATGGCGAGCTGGTCCGCCGGCATCAGGGCTGGGTACACCGTCTCGTGCGCAGCCATGTCGGTAGCCCCGACGAGGCGCTCGACGTCACTCAGGCGAGCTTCGTGGCCGCCTTTTCCGCGCTCAGCCGCTATGATGGGACGCGGCCCTTCCCGGTCTGGATGTCGCGGATCGTCATCAACAAATGCCACGACTGGCGCCGTCGCCGTGCGGTCCGCAATTTCTTTTCCTTCGCCCTTCCTCTGGGCGAAGCCGAACATATCGTCGACGACGCCCCCTCGGCCGACCGCGCCCTGGATGCCGAACAGCAACTCGCCGAGGCGATGACGGCGATCGCCGCCCTGCCCGCCTCGCTCAAGGACACGCTCATCCTGCGGACGATCGACGAGAAATCGGAAGCCGAAACCGCCGAGATCCTCGGCATCTCCCAGAAGGCCGTCGAGACCCGCCTCTACCGCGCCCGGGCGCGCCTCGCGGAAAGTTTGAAGAAAGTTTGA
- a CDS encoding DUF305 domain-containing protein, translated as MDHSSHMNTRKMGAYWSLAVQTVISGVIMYLVMFVMIDGLDSFYNNLNMLYMTLMMVAPMVVLMILAMRHMFASKAANIALIAASLVAFFGSFALIRTQTTIGDTAFLRSMIPHHSGAILMCQEAKLSDPEVIRLCEAIKRSQRQEIDEMKAILARR; from the coding sequence ATGGACCATTCGTCCCACATGAACACCCGGAAGATGGGTGCCTATTGGAGCCTTGCCGTTCAGACCGTCATCAGCGGCGTCATCATGTATCTGGTGATGTTCGTCATGATCGACGGGCTCGACAGCTTCTACAACAACCTCAACATGCTCTACATGACGCTGATGATGGTCGCACCGATGGTGGTGCTGATGATCCTCGCCATGCGACACATGTTCGCGTCGAAAGCCGCCAACATCGCGCTGATCGCCGCGTCGCTGGTCGCCTTCTTCGGCAGCTTTGCACTCATCCGCACCCAGACCACGATCGGCGACACGGCCTTTCTGCGCTCGATGATCCCGCATCATTCCGGGGCGATCCTGATGTGCCAGGAAGCAAAGCTCAGCGATCCGGAAGTCATCCGGCTTTGCGAAGCGATCAAGCGCTCGCAGCGGCAGGAAATCGACGAGATGAAGGCCATACTCGCGCGGCGCTGA
- a CDS encoding copper resistance protein B, which translates to MTRILTPLVSAIALFAAAPAFAQDHSMHGMPGMAPPGEVPPAQEKKKDKAAARPRAQTPAPDATSAMDHSQHQASPAPQGDAAGQPQPASPAMPDMPGMDHSQHQDGAMPDMPGMDHSQHGQTAMPGMQMTGTALPAGNAPPPPPPSDHFADRDFPGAEMARSRDIMMKDSGGNNFGQVLLNLFEYQAHSGRDGYRWDGEGFYGGDINRLWLKSEGEGEFGRGIDSAEVQVLYSRAIDPYFNLQGGIRQDFGRGPDRTYATIGVEGLAPGMFEVEGALFLSTKGDLLGRVEGYYDQRITQRLILQPRAEVNFAAQDIPENDIGSGLVNIELGARLRYEFSRQFAPYIGVSYLRKAGDTARLSRLAGEDVHATSFVAGIRFWF; encoded by the coding sequence ATGACCCGCATCCTCACGCCGCTGGTGAGCGCGATCGCCCTTTTCGCTGCCGCGCCCGCCTTTGCCCAGGATCATTCAATGCACGGCATGCCCGGCATGGCGCCGCCGGGCGAGGTGCCGCCGGCGCAGGAGAAGAAGAAGGACAAGGCCGCCGCCAGGCCGCGCGCTCAGACACCAGCGCCAGACGCCACCTCGGCGATGGACCATTCGCAGCACCAGGCCAGTCCTGCGCCGCAGGGAGATGCGGCCGGTCAGCCGCAACCCGCGTCTCCCGCGATGCCGGACATGCCGGGCATGGACCACTCCCAGCATCAGGACGGCGCGATGCCGGACATGCCCGGGATGGACCATTCGCAGCATGGCCAGACCGCCATGCCCGGCATGCAAATGACCGGCACGGCGCTTCCGGCCGGCAATGCGCCCCCGCCGCCTCCCCCCAGCGACCACTTCGCCGATCGTGATTTTCCCGGCGCCGAGATGGCGCGCTCACGCGACATCATGATGAAGGACAGCGGCGGCAACAATTTCGGGCAGGTGCTGCTCAACCTGTTCGAGTATCAAGCGCATAGCGGTCGCGATGGCTATCGCTGGGATGGCGAAGGCTTTTACGGCGGCGATATCAACCGGCTCTGGCTCAAGAGCGAGGGCGAAGGCGAGTTCGGCCGCGGCATCGACAGCGCCGAGGTGCAGGTGCTCTACAGCCGGGCCATCGACCCCTATTTCAATCTTCAGGGCGGTATCCGCCAGGACTTCGGCCGCGGGCCCGACCGCACCTACGCGACGATCGGCGTCGAGGGCCTGGCTCCTGGCATGTTCGAGGTCGAAGGCGCGCTGTTCCTCTCGACCAAGGGCGACCTTCTGGGCCGGGTCGAGGGCTATTACGACCAGCGCATCACCCAGCGCCTGATCTTGCAGCCGCGCGCCGAGGTCAATTTCGCCGCGCAGGATATTCCGGAGAACGACATCGGTTCGGGGCTGGTCAACATAGAGCTCGGCGCGCGCCTGCGCTACGAATTCAGCCGCCAGTTCGCACCTTACATCGGCGTTTCCTATCTGCGCAAAGCCGGAGACACGGCGCGGCTGTCGAGGCTTGCGGGCGAGGACGTCCATGCCACCAGCTTCGTCGCCGGCATCCGCTTCTGGTTCTAG
- the copC gene encoding copper homeostasis periplasmic binding protein CopC: MRFFSPLAAIAAVGLSVSAPAYAHPKLVSSTPAANARVPAPSRITLTFSEGLMPKLSGAEIVMTGMPGMPNHRMAVTGFKTSVEGDKTLVLTLAKPLMAGSYQVAWHVVSTDTHRIQGNLAFTVK, encoded by the coding sequence ATGCGCTTCTTTTCGCCGCTCGCAGCCATCGCCGCCGTCGGCCTGAGTGTTTCTGCTCCGGCCTACGCCCATCCCAAGCTCGTGTCCTCGACGCCCGCCGCCAACGCCCGCGTCCCGGCGCCGTCGCGTATCACGCTCACCTTCAGTGAAGGTCTGATGCCGAAGCTGTCGGGCGCCGAGATCGTGATGACCGGCATGCCCGGCATGCCCAACCACCGCATGGCGGTAACCGGCTTCAAGACGTCCGTCGAAGGCGACAAGACGCTCGTGCTGACGCTCGCCAAGCCGCTCATGGCGGGCAGCTATCAGGTCGCCTGGCACGTCGTCTCGACCGACACGCACCGCATCCAGGGCAATCTCGCCTTTACCGTCAAGTGA